The DNA segment TTGCGATAGTTTTAATTTGTCCAACCACTACGCCACTAACTTTTTCTGCAACAGCCGGCTCAATGGCCTCAACTTCTAGGCCTGCCAAAGTTAAGGTATCTGCTAAATCTTGGCTATTCTGAGTATCACTTAGATATTCATTTAACCATTTATGTGAAAATTTCATTTATAAACCTCAAATAATAATTAAAACTGTTTTAAAAATCTCAGATCATTTTCAAAGAACATTCTTAAATCATCAATACCATATCTAAGCATAGATAATCTTTCTACTCCTATACCAAATGCAAAGCCTTGATATTGTTGTGGATCAATATTACCTGCTTTTAATACTTTTGGATGTACCATACCACAGCCTAAAACTTCTAGCCAACCAGTATGTTTACATACTCTACAACCATTATCATCACACATTACACATTCGATGTCAGCTTCTGCTGATGGCTCAGTAAATGGGAAATATGATGGTCTAAAGCGTACTTTCAGATCCTTTTCAAAGAATGAATTTAAAAACGCATGTAGCAGACCTTTTAAATCAGCAAAAGAAACATCCTTATCTACAAGCAAACCTTCTACTTGATGAAACATTGGCGTGTGGGTAATATCTGAATCACAACGATAAACCCTACCTGGAGCAATTATTCTAATTGGTAGCTGTTGTTTTTCCATTGTTCTAATTTGTACCCCAGATGTGTGCGTTCTCAAAACATGAGTTTCATCGATATAAAAAGTATCATGCATAGTGCGAGCTGGATGATGAGAGGGAATGTTTAAAGTTTCAAAATTATAATAGTCACTTTCAATCTCAGGACCAAATTCAATTGCAAAGCCATTTTGTTTGAAAAATGCTTCTATTCTATTTAAAGTTTTTGTTACAGGATGAAGTGAGCCTTGATTTTGCCCTACACCACTTAATGTCACATCAATCTTTTCTTGAGCCAGTTTTTTATTTAACTCTTGTTCTTCAAAATTAGCTAGTTTTATATTGATTGCTTCTTGTAAAGCTTGTTTTGCAATATTTACCGCTTGGCCTAGTTTTGGTTTCTCATCATTAGGTAATGTCGCTATTAGCTTCATCATCTCAGTTAATTCCCCCTTTTTGCCAAGATATTTAACTCGAATATCATCTAAAGATTTTTTATCTTTGACAAGATTTAGCTCCTTAAGAGCTCTATCTCTCATTTGCTCGACTATTTGCATATTTATCCTTTATTTCAAAACTTGAGAGATATTATAGACAAAAAAGATTTTTATTAAAATGTTGCTGAAAAAAATAAAATCTTTATAGACTTTTTATGCCAAAAGATATACATGAGAAGCTAATAAAGGAAATATGTAAAGAAAGAGAAACGATTCCAAGCATTTTAAAACTGCTTAATAATAAACATGACCTAGATAAGATAACCAACAACAAGCTAAAATAAAAAAAATACACTAATTTTTATAAAGTTTTTGGAAATAAAACCATACAACAAATAGATGAGAGCTAGTACTTAAAGTTAATATAGCTCCAAAGAGTCTTGTAATTGTACAAGGCTATCCTCGAAAAACAGGATGGTGAACTTCAAGATTTGTGCTTTTGACTATAATAATTATTTCGGCTTACACTGTTTTGAAGAAAATTGTGGTGTAAAATCCAAAAACTCTGATGTTCAAGTTGAAACTTTTAAAGATGTTGGGCAATAGTGTTAGGATATTATTTTAAATTAAATACTGTAGGTAAGTTTATAAATTAAGAGTGTGAGAGAATTAATGTTATTGATTAGAATAACACAGATCAATTATTGATTAGAATAACACAGATCAACTAGAATAGATACTCTATGAGAGTACTTCTTCATTAGACGCTCAAGAATATCAAATAGAATAAAAGATGTGATTAATATATAATAATTTTGATAAGTTCTTTAGTTATTGATAATCCTAAGCTGTCTAAATCTTATTTGTTATAACTTATTTGTTATAATCTAGTAAAGTTTGCTGCTGATCTACACTTAAATTATCAGGAATTTTTAGTTTAAAATGATTATATGCTAATAAAGTAGCTATGCGCCCTCTAGCTGTACGCATAATATATCCTTGCTGGATTAAATAAGGTTCAATAACATCTTCAATAGTACCCTTTTCCTCACTTAGAGCTGCTGCCATTGTATCTAAACCTACAGGTCCTCCTGCAAATTTTTCCATTAAAGTAAGTAAGTATCTATGATCCATATGATCAAAGCCAACGGGATCGACTTTAAGCATAGTCAAAGCCTTATCAGCAATTTCAAAGCATATTACTCCAGAACCTTTAACTTGGGCATAATCTCTTACTCTTCGTAAAATCCTATTAGCAATTCGCGGTGTCCCTCTTGAGCGTTTTGCAATCTCCATAGCTCCATCAGCAGTGATATCTAAATCTAACAACTTTGCTGAACGATAAACAATTTTCGACAGATCTTCTATAGAATAAAACTCCAGGCGCTGAATAATTCCAAATCTATCGCGTAATGGTGAAGTTAAAAGCCCTGCCCTTGTAGTTGCTCCAACGAGTGTAAACGGCGGTAAATCAATTTTTATAGATCTCGCAGCTGGGCCTTCACCTATCATTATATCAAGCTGATAATCCTCCATGGCAGGATATAGAATCTCTTCTACAACAGGACTTAAACGATGAATTTCATCAATAAACAAGATATCATTCTCTTCAAGATTAGTCAAAAGTGCTGCTAAATCACCTGCTTTTTCTAGAACAGGCCCACTTGTTTGTTTGAGTTCAACACCCATTTCATTCGCAATGATATTTGATAAAGTTGTTTTACCTAAACCTGGAGGTCCAAATATAAGTGTGTGATCAAGAGCGTCATTACGTGCTTTTGCTGCTTGAATAAAAATTTCCATTTGTTCACATACAGCTGGTTGACCTTCATATTCTGCCAAAGTTTTGGGTCTGATAGATCTATCTATAATATTTTCATCACTAGTTTGAGCTGTATTAGCTGAGATTATTCTATCTGTTTCGATCATACTTTAGTTTTAAAACAAAATTTAGTAGGAATTATAACATTTTTATTCTCTATATTGATAATAATACTATTGCGCTGTATAACCACCATCTATAGGAATTAAACTACCAGTCATAAACTTACTTTTATCACTAAGTAGAAAAATTACTAATTCAGCAATTTCTTGCGGCTTAGCGATTCTATTTAAAGGAAATTCTTTTTCTTCCTGCTTTTGCGCTTCATCAAAGGATATTCCAACATTATTTGCATATTTTTGTATCAAATTTCGATACAAATATGTATCAACAGTACCAGGACAAACAGTATTAACTCTAATCTGATATTTAGCTAAATCTAAAGCCAATGATTTAGTCATTTGTGCAATAGCCCCTTTACTTATGGTATATGCAAAACTATTTGGTTTGGCAATAAAGCATTGATCAGAGCCGTTAAATACTATTGAGGCGCCAGTTTTGAGATTATTTTCTAAACCTTTGATAAGATAAATACTTGACCAGACATTCAAATCTAATACCTTTTTGATACTTTGAATATCTATATCAAAGATAGAACCTTTTATCAAAATCCCCGCATTTAAAAAAAATCCGTCAAAGCTAACATCTTTGATAAGATCTAAAGCTTTAGAAATATCTTGTTGTTTAGTTAAATCAACTTTGATAAATTTTAGGTTTTTAGCAATAAAACTTTCTTGTATATCTATATTAATAACACTATTAATTTTATTTTGTAAAAGTAGTTCAATAACTGCCTTACCTATACCATTTGAACCGCCTGTTACTAAGTAATTTGCCATAGTTTATAAACTAGATCTCATCATATAACAAATAATATATGATAAACTTTGAAAAAGACAAATATTTTGTCTAAAATCTAATTATCAACTCGATATTATATTGGAGATAATTTCTGTGGATCTAAAAGACTTTAAAAAGATAGAACTTTCTCACTTTACATATGCTAAATCGGTCAGTTTCCTAAGAAGTGACATTAATCATCTTTTATATTTAGATAGCCCAGCTTTAGAGGTGTTTCGTGACTTTAAAGAACATGATGCTCTAGTCGTTAAAGCAGATGTAAACTTAAAAGACGTAAAAAACAAATTGATAGATAATCATAAAGATTTTATTCTTGTAACTGATGAAGAAGATAAAGTCATTGGAAGCATAGCTTTACATCATATAGAAAGTCAAAAATTACAGGAAAGAGCCAGAAGTTCTGGCGCCAAACCTACAGATCTGACAGCAAATGATATTATGTTACCAATAGCTATGGCTAATGTAGTTTCATACTCAATTATTGAAAATTCAAAAATAGGTCATATACTAAATACGCTAATTAATTCGGAATATCATCATGTCATAGTTTATGATGAAGATAAAAATGATGAAAAATATATTCGTGGCTATTTTTCTTTACCTTATATTAGAAAAAAGCTTGGCCTAGATGTATATCATGTTTACCAAAAAGAAGGGATTTCAAACTTAAACAAAGATATATAAATAAGTATCTTTTTATTTTTTGAGATATTTATCAATTAATATACATAGAATTTTCTTTTTAAGATCATTTTCACCAGGGGTAATAAGAACTATCTTAGGATTTTTGAGTAGTTACTTTATTAATTTTCTTAGTAACTCTTGTTGAGTGGTTTCGCCAGATGTACACATAATTTGTAACTGGCTGCTTGAGCATTTCAGCAAGCTGTGGGCGGATAGTTATATTTTATCCACAACATATCCTGCTTGTAAGACTATAACCAAAAGCTACAATAGTTTCGCCTTGAGATTTAGCATTAACTATTGGCCAGTTATTATAATTTTTAACAAAAAAAACACATAGTAAACTAAATCATACTAATAACTTACACTTTTATAAACTATTTTAATAGTTTATCTAACTCTTGAGATATCTTTTCAACACAAAGATTACTTTGAGCTAATAATAAATCTTTTGTACCATGATTGAGAAATTTATCTTGAAGACCAAAATTTCTAACGGTTATTTTTTTACTAAGATCTTTGGCTACAAAATATTCGTTAACAGCAGAGCCTGCACCGCCAGCAATACAATTTTCTTCTAAAGTTAATATTATCTCGTGAGTTTGAGATACTTGATGAAGTATATCTTCATCAAGTGGTTTGACAAAACGCATATCTATAACTGTAGCATGATATTTCTCATTTAGTTGTTTGGCTATAGGTAATAATGTTCCAAAATTTAAAATTGCAATTTTTGAACCTTGTTTAATCAGTTTCGCTTTACCTATTTGTAAGTCTAATTTATCAGTAATTTCAGCACCAATACCAGCACCACGCGGATAACGTACCATAGCTGGACCATTATATTCATAACCAAGCTCCAGCATATGGTAAGCTTCGTTCTCATCACTTGGTGTCATAATCACATGATTAGGGATACAGCGCATAAATGATAAATCAAAGCTACCATCATGAGTAGCACCATCAGCACCAACTAGACCTGCTCTATCAATCGCATATAGTACATCTAAATTTTGTAGAGCTATATCATGTATTACCTGATCATAAGCTCGCTGTAGGAATGTTGAATATATTGCCACGACTGGCTTTAGTCCTTGACAAGCCAAGCCACCAGCAAATGTAACAGCATGCTGCTCAGCGATAGCCACATCAAAATATCTATGCGGATATTGTTGTGAAAATTTAATTAAATCAGATCCCTCTCTCATTGCTGGTGTTATTCCAACTAAACGCTTATCTTTGGCAGCTTTTTGACAAATCCAAGTACCAAAAATATTTGAATAAGTTGGTTTAGGAACTTTGGTAGTTATATTCTCACCACTATGAAAACTTGGAGCAACATAATGAAATTTAATTGGGTCTGATTCAGCTTTTGTATAGCCTTTACCTTTTTTAGTAATCACATGTAAAAGTTTTGGACCCTTGTGCTCTTTTAGTATTCTTAAAGTTTTGACCAATTCTGTAACGTCATGACCATCGATAGGACCAACATAATAAAAACCTAAATCTTCAAAGAAATTTGCTGGTACAAACATACCTTTGGTTTGAGTTTCAATTTTTTTGACAAACTCAAATATCGGTGGAATATTCTTTAATACTTCCTTACCTTTTTCACGTATAGAATTATAAAAACCACCAGAAATAATTTTACTGAAATGTGCCGAAAGTCCACCAACATTATCAGAAATTGACATCTCATTATCATTAAGAATAACAAGAATATTTTCCTTGATACCGCCAGCATGGTTTAAAGCTTCAAAAGCCATACCACCAGTTATAGCACCATCACCGATTACTGCTATGGTATTAGATAATTTACCTTGTAGCCTGTCAGCTATAGACATACCTAAAGCGGCGCTTATAGAGGTACTTGAATGACCAACTCCAAAAGTGTCATATTCACTCTCACTACGTTTAGGAAAGCCTGAAATTCCACCATCTTTTTTAATCGTGATAAGTTTATCTTTTCTACCAGTGAGAATTTTATGAATATATGTCTGATGACCTACATCCCATACGATATTATCATATGGAGCATTATAAACATAATGCAAAGCAACGGTTAACTCTGTAGCACCAAGACTACTTGCAAAATGCCCACCACTTACATCTAAAGTATCTACTAAAAAAGCTCTTAGCTCTGATGATAAGATTTTGAGCTGACTCTCAGGAATTAGCTTAAGATCAGATGGGGTATTTATTTTATCTAAAATGATATATTTTGACATAGTTTAAAATCTTCATCTAACTCAAAAGTATGTAAAAATACTTTTATAATTAAACATTTATGTTATAGCACAGAGATGCGTTATTCCCATTCAATTGTTCCAGGTGGCTTTCCTGTCACATCGTACACAACTCTTGATACTTGTTTTACTTCATTTACAATTCTATTTGAAACTAGTGATAGAAAATCATAAGGCAAATTAGCCCATGTTGCCGTCATAAAATCAATACTTACTACAGCTCTTAGAGCTATTACATACTCATATCTACGCTGATCGCCAACTACACCTACAGATTTAACAGGTAAAAATACTCCAAAAGCTTGTGAAATATCGTGGTATAAATTATGTTTATAAAGCTCTTCTGTAAATATAGCATCAGCCTTTTGTAACGTTTCTACATACTCTTTCTTAATTTCACCCAATATACGCACACCTAAACCAGGACCAGGAAATGGGTGTCTATAAAGCATATTATAAGGTAATCCTAAACCTAAACCTAATTTACGAACTTCATCTTTAAAAAGTTCTCTTAATGGTTCTAAAAGCTTAAGTTTCATTTCTTTTGGTAAGCCACCAACATTATGATGAGATTTAATCACATGTGCTTTAGATTGTTTATTACCAGCTGATTCAATTACATCACTGTAGATAGTACCTTGGGCAAGCCATTTAGCATTCTCTATCTTAGCTGCCTCTTCATTAAAAATATCAACAAACAGCTTACCTATAATTTTACGCTTTTGTTCTGGATCACAGATACCTCTTAGAACATCTAAGAATCTATTTTTTGCATTTATGCGAATAACATTAATATCCATATGCTCTGCAAATACTTGCATAACCTGATCACCTTCATTAAGGCGTAGTAAACCAGTATCTACAAATATACAAGTTAATTGGTCTCCGATAGATTCATGTAATATAGCTGCCACTACAGAAGAGTCAACACCTCCAGATAGGCCTAAAATTACTTTATCACTACCAACTTTTTGCTTAATTTCTTTTATATCATTTTCGATAATGTTTTCTATATTCCACAGAGTATCACAACCACAGATATTAACGACAAAGTTCTCAATAATTTGCTTACCATTCTCTGTATGAGTTGTCTCTGGGTGAAACTGCACACCGAAAAAAGGCTTAGTTTTATGCGCAACTGCGGCTACTGGAGCATTTGTCGAAGATGCAATTATCTCAAAGTTCTCACCAGTTTTAGTGACTTTATCACTATGACTCATCCAAACTAGCTGTTCATGCTTCATATTTGAAAATATATTATTTGTTGAATTTAGGATATTTATAATTGCCCTACCAAACTCACTTTGATCAGCTCCTTTTACCTCACCACCATGCTGCATTACCATTGTTTGCATTCCGTAGCAAATACCTAAAACAGGAACTCCAAGCTCAAAAACTATCTTAGGAGCTTTGAAATCAGAATCATAAACTGATTCAGGACCACCTGATAGAATTATGCCTTTTGCTTGATAATCTTTAATAAAATTAACTGCCATATCATGAGGAAAAATTTCACAAAAAACCCCTACTTCTCTTACTCTACGAGCAATAAGTTGGGTATACTGTGAACCAAAATCTAAAATTAAAATCTTATGATTATGTATATCTGTCATTTTATAAAAATAAAGATTTTCTTAAAAGGGTATTTTAACCTAAATGAAGTTGATTGTAATTAGCTTTTAATGCTAAAAGTAGTATTAAGTACTTTTAAGATTTTCTATTTCTAAGATAACATCTTTAATATTTTCTTCAATATCTTTGTTAGAAGGAAGCTTGGGTAATAATAAATATTTTGATAAAAATAACACTCCCAATTGCACTAATAAATTATCATAAGGAAAAGTAGTCAATAAGTTTAATACATGGATATATGAATAGCCAACAAACACATAATATAAGCACAAACAAATCATATTTGTTTAAAAGCACTTGAATAAGATATTTGCGCATAAATATTAAAGGCTACTAGAAATTATTAAACATAATAAATTAAAAGTTCCTGACTAATACTAAATATGATCAAGCACCAGGACCTGGTAAACAGCTAAGTAAAACTAAAGATGATAAGAAATTTACCAAAGTTGTCCAAGTTGGAAATTGAAACAAAAAAACTAAACCAACAAAAAAAGTTAATCCAAATACAATAAGATTGGCACATTATTTAATTTATTAGAACTAATTTTTTGAAAAACTTTAAGCCAAATTCCTGCAAAATCCTACCAGTAACAGCTGTATAAACGTTACCTGTATAAAGGGTGCTACGATTTCATTAATCAATAGTATAGTACAGATAATATGCAAGGCTAAATAAATTGAGTAAACCTAAAAGTGGAGCTATTCCAGCATTGAAACCATTGACTGATTCTACATTGTTAAGCTGATAACAACTGGAGCTATCAAAGATAGTAGTGATTTTGCTAGTTTAGGTAGGATTCTTAGCAGAGTTTGCAACTATTAGACTCTTTCAGAATACTGAAAATGCAAAGGCTAAGTCCGAGCATATTACGGTAATAAAAAAATTTACACTTATATGAGGAGATATTAGCATGATAATTCTTAAAAGATCCATAGAATAATGGCTAACATCCCTACGGCAATAGCTATAGGGCAAGAATATCTTCCAAATACTCACTTGAATTTATCTTTGCAACATTTTTTAGCTGATGAGTATTTAGGTATGTAAAACTTAGCATGATTACAAATACGACAAAAGCTCCATAATACGATAAAAAAAACACATGTTGAATCTGAAAACACAACTAAATGATACGCTTCTAATGTTAAATAGATAAGATAATTAATCAACATAAGGTAACGAATAAAAAGCCTAAGGTACGAGAATGAGATTAATACGTAAAAATTTCATTTCTCCTGTAGAAATGAAGCTACTTCAGCAAAACATAATGCTACAAGCAATGTCAAGCGAAGCTGTAATAAACCAAGAAATTATCACTCCTCGACCTGCTGTTTTGAACCATAATATAGAGAAAATAGCCAAGCCACTACCAATCATTCACCCAATGGATATAAAAACTACAGCCATTTTGTTGCTATCCTTTTATTTATATTAATTATCAGATTAATCTAACAAAACAAATTAATTATTTGGCGTTTGAAACTAAACTCTGGATATTGAACACCGGCAAAATACAAACCATGTGCTTTAACTGTCTTTGCGGCTTGTGTTCTATCTCTGGCTTCTAATACAGATTTAATCCAATCAGGAGATTCAAAACCCAAACCTACCTTTAATAATGAGCCTATAAAGTTTCTAGTCATGTGATGTAAAAAAGCATTACCAATAACTTCAAAAACAATAAAACTACCCTTCTTAATAAACTCGGCTTTTTGGATATTTCTAAATGGTGTATTTGACTGACATTGTGATGACCTAAAAGAACTAAAATCTTGCTCACCTAATAAGTACTTACAAGCTTGATTCATCTTGTCTATATTAAGCTCTCTATTTTCCCATAAACAATGCTCAGCAAAAATTGGTGAGCTAATTGGTGAATTATATATAAGATAATTATATATTCTATTTAAAGCAGTAAATCTTGAGTTAAAATCATTATTAACCTCTTTGACTACTAATATTTTAATATCTTTAGGTAGCAAAGCATTTGCACCACGCCGCCAGGTACTTAATGGTCTATCTGCATCTGAATGAAAATTGGCTATCTGTGAAGTAGCATGCACACCTGTATCTGTACGACCTGCACAATTTACTTCTATGGTTTGATTGGCTATTTTTGACA comes from the Francisella persica ATCC VR-331 genome and includes:
- the pheS gene encoding phenylalanine--tRNA ligase subunit alpha, with product MQIVEQMRDRALKELNLVKDKKSLDDIRVKYLGKKGELTEMMKLIATLPNDEKPKLGQAVNIAKQALQEAINIKLANFEEQELNKKLAQEKIDVTLSGVGQNQGSLHPVTKTLNRIEAFFKQNGFAIEFGPEIESDYYNFETLNIPSHHPARTMHDTFYIDETHVLRTHTSGVQIRTMEKQQLPIRIIAPGRVYRCDSDITHTPMFHQVEGLLVDKDVSFADLKGLLHAFLNSFFEKDLKVRFRPSYFPFTEPSAEADIECVMCDDNGCRVCKHTGWLEVLGCGMVHPKVLKAGNIDPQQYQGFAFGIGVERLSMLRYGIDDLRMFFENDLRFLKQF
- the ruvB gene encoding Holliday junction branch migration DNA helicase RuvB, which gives rise to MIETDRIISANTAQTSDENIIDRSIRPKTLAEYEGQPAVCEQMEIFIQAAKARNDALDHTLIFGPPGLGKTTLSNIIANEMGVELKQTSGPVLEKAGDLAALLTNLEENDILFIDEIHRLSPVVEEILYPAMEDYQLDIMIGEGPAARSIKIDLPPFTLVGATTRAGLLTSPLRDRFGIIQRLEFYSIEDLSKIVYRSAKLLDLDITADGAMEIAKRSRGTPRIANRILRRVRDYAQVKGSGVICFEIADKALTMLKVDPVGFDHMDHRYLLTLMEKFAGGPVGLDTMAAALSEEKGTIEDVIEPYLIQQGYIMRTARGRIATLLAYNHFKLKIPDNLSVDQQQTLLDYNK
- a CDS encoding SDR family NAD(P)-dependent oxidoreductase, which translates into the protein MANYLVTGGSNGIGKAVIELLLQNKINSVINIDIQESFIAKNLKFIKVDLTKQQDISKALDLIKDVSFDGFFLNAGILIKGSIFDIDIQSIKKVLDLNVWSSIYLIKGLENNLKTGASIVFNGSDQCFIAKPNSFAYTISKGAIAQMTKSLALDLAKYQIRVNTVCPGTVDTYLYRNLIQKYANNVGISFDEAQKQEEKEFPLNRIAKPQEIAELVIFLLSDKSKFMTGSLIPIDGGYTAQ
- a CDS encoding CBS domain-containing protein; its protein translation is MDLKDFKKIELSHFTYAKSVSFLRSDINHLLYLDSPALEVFRDFKEHDALVVKADVNLKDVKNKLIDNHKDFILVTDEEDKVIGSIALHHIESQKLQERARSSGAKPTDLTANDIMLPIAMANVVSYSIIENSKIGHILNTLINSEYHHVIVYDEDKNDEKYIRGYFSLPYIRKKLGLDVYHVYQKEGISNLNKDI
- the dxs gene encoding 1-deoxy-D-xylulose-5-phosphate synthase; amino-acid sequence: MSKYIILDKINTPSDLKLIPESQLKILSSELRAFLVDTLDVSGGHFASSLGATELTVALHYVYNAPYDNIVWDVGHQTYIHKILTGRKDKLITIKKDGGISGFPKRSESEYDTFGVGHSSTSISAALGMSIADRLQGKLSNTIAVIGDGAITGGMAFEALNHAGGIKENILVILNDNEMSISDNVGGLSAHFSKIISGGFYNSIREKGKEVLKNIPPIFEFVKKIETQTKGMFVPANFFEDLGFYYVGPIDGHDVTELVKTLRILKEHKGPKLLHVITKKGKGYTKAESDPIKFHYVAPSFHSGENITTKVPKPTYSNIFGTWICQKAAKDKRLVGITPAMREGSDLIKFSQQYPHRYFDVAIAEQHAVTFAGGLACQGLKPVVAIYSTFLQRAYDQVIHDIALQNLDVLYAIDRAGLVGADGATHDGSFDLSFMRCIPNHVIMTPSDENEAYHMLELGYEYNGPAMVRYPRGAGIGAEITDKLDLQIGKAKLIKQGSKIAILNFGTLLPIAKQLNEKYHATVIDMRFVKPLDEDILHQVSQTHEIILTLEENCIAGGAGSAVNEYFVAKDLSKKITVRNFGLQDKFLNHGTKDLLLAQSNLCVEKISQELDKLLK
- the guaA gene encoding glutamine-hydrolyzing GMP synthase — its product is MTDIHNHKILILDFGSQYTQLIARRVREVGVFCEIFPHDMAVNFIKDYQAKGIILSGGPESVYDSDFKAPKIVFELGVPVLGICYGMQTMVMQHGGEVKGADQSEFGRAIINILNSTNNIFSNMKHEQLVWMSHSDKVTKTGENFEIIASSTNAPVAAVAHKTKPFFGVQFHPETTHTENGKQIIENFVVNICGCDTLWNIENIIENDIKEIKQKVGSDKVILGLSGGVDSSVVAAILHESIGDQLTCIFVDTGLLRLNEGDQVMQVFAEHMDINVIRINAKNRFLDVLRGICDPEQKRKIIGKLFVDIFNEEAAKIENAKWLAQGTIYSDVIESAGNKQSKAHVIKSHHNVGGLPKEMKLKLLEPLRELFKDEVRKLGLGLGLPYNMLYRHPFPGPGLGVRILGEIKKEYVETLQKADAIFTEELYKHNLYHDISQAFGVFLPVKSVGVVGDQRRYEYVIALRAVVSIDFMTATWANLPYDFLSLVSNRIVNEVKQVSRVVYDVTGKPPGTIEWE
- the truA gene encoding tRNA pseudouridine(38-40) synthase TruA, giving the protein MKNYLLQIEYFGKNYCGWQRQSHSPSIQSELEKALSKIANQTIEVNCAGRTDTGVHATSQIANFHSDADRPLSTWRRGANALLPKDIKILVVKEVNNDFNSRFTALNRIYNYLIYNSPISSPIFAEHCLWENRELNIDKMNQACKYLLGEQDFSSFRSSQCQSNTPFRNIQKAEFIKKGSFIVFEVIGNAFLHHMTRNFIGSLLKVGLGFESPDWIKSVLEARDRTQAAKTVKAHGLYFAGVQYPEFSFKRQIINLFC